One region of Quercus lobata isolate SW786 chromosome 2, ValleyOak3.0 Primary Assembly, whole genome shotgun sequence genomic DNA includes:
- the LOC115976245 gene encoding receptor-like protein kinase FERONIA, which translates to MRNPPHLLFFFFLQLASGLRPPYSPTINITLNCGFSGNTSARDNRIWLGDINSDFGPFELQNNSSVISEAAKQPTEVDPIPYYTARLSYSEFTYMFSVTAGQLFIRLYFFPASYQNFDRSKAFFSVKAGSYTLLSNFSAALTVDADALSLEGFSREFCVNIVENARFLNITFTPSPGNLDAYAFVNGIELVSVPSNLYYSEDISTEIKLIGQSTPYTIEKSHALETVYRLNIGGRMISPTEDTGMYRSWSDDDAAYLTSSEKGFVDRNTTIRLRFSKISNYTAPEEVYITALTMGPNKTINKSNNLTWEFSVDAGFNYLVRLHFCEFQVEITEEGDRDFYIFIADQIAEERADVLSWSGGNGIPVYKDYAVLMFGEGNKKKLNLSVALQANPDDRMTKYSDAILNGLEIFKISDLINNLAGPNPDPLPTPKVVAIPFPIQPRKVKSNHTTIIPIVVGLFSGIVVLSILGFFIFQRGRRVDKDAKSSSTILPSDLCRCFSLSEIKAATNNFDKLFIIGVGGFGDVYKGYIDGGETCVAIKRLKPGSQQGAHEFKTEIEMLSQLRHLHLVPLIGYCNHGNEMILVYDYMAHGTLRDHLYNTDNPPLSWEQRLQICIGAARGLQYLHIGAKQMIIHRDVKSTNILLDEKWVAKVSDFGLSKLGPTSVSMTHVSTVVKGSIGYLDPEYYRRQQLTEKSDVYSFGVVLCEVLCARPPLIRNVDKERVSLAEWAQQCYHNGKLDQIVDPFLSGKIVPECLKKFGEITVNCLLDDGIKRPSMNDVVWGLEFALQLQESKRDSGVQIFEIEGHIEKVLLQRSAIEDCEKVFTSSGGRGSNGESTSCRVNIASNGDQSSANETSDSSNLIRETVFSELMSQKGR; encoded by the coding sequence ATGAGGAACCCTCCCCAcctcttgtttttcttcttcctccaacTTGCCAGTGGCTTGCGGCCTCCTTATTCTCCGACCATTAATATAACACTCAACTGTGGCTTCAGCGGCAACACTTCTGCAAGAGATAATCGGATCTGGTTGGGAGACATCAATTCCGATTTCGGTCCTTTTGAACTTCAAAACAACTCATCAGTAATCTCCGAAGCAGCTAAACAACCAACCGAAGTCGACCCAATTCCCTACTACACTGCACGCCTCTCCTACTCCGAATTCACATACATGTTCTCTGTCACCGCGGGCCAACTCTTCATTCGCCTCTACTTTTTCCCAGCTTCATATCAAAACTTTGACCGCTCTAAGGCCTTCTTCTCCGTCAAAGCCGGTTCTTATACCCTTTTAAGCAACTTTAGCGCTGCCCTCACTGTTGATGCTGATGCTCTTAGCTTAGAAGGCTTCTCAAGAGAATTCTGCGTAAATATTGTTGAAAATGCTCGATTCTTAAACATAACCTTCACTCCAAGCCCCGGTAATCTAGATGCATATGCTTTTGTAAACGGGATTGAACTCGTTTCAGTGCCTTCTAATCTTTATTACTCTGAAGACATTAGTACAGAAATTAAGCTTATTGGCCAGAGTACGCCATATACCATCGAAAAGAGCCACGCTCTTGAGACGGTATATAGATTAAACATTGGTGGGCGAATGATTTCACCCACAGAAGATACTGGCATGTACCGGAGCTGGTCAGATGACGATGCTGCTTACTTGACAAGTTCTGAAAAAGGCTTTGTGGATAGAAACACAACTATTCGTCTCCGCTTCAGTAAAATTTCTAACTACACTGCACCAGAAGAGGTCTATATCACTGCTCTAACAATGGGACCCAACAAAACCATAAACAAGAGCAACAATCTCACCTGGGAATTCTCTGTAGACGCTGGTTTTAATTACCTAGTAAGGCTACACTTTTGCGAGTTTCAAGTTGAGATCACGGAAGAAGGAGACCGAGATTTTTACATCTTTATAGCTGATCAAATTGCTGAGGAACGAGCAGACGTTTTGTCTTGGAGCGGGGGAAATGGAATCCCAGTATATAAAGACTACGCTGTACTGATGTTTGGTGAAGGCAACAAGAAAAAACTAAACCTCTCTGTCGCTCTGCAAGCAAACCCAGATGACAGGATGACTAAATATTCCGACGCAATCTTGAACGGGCTCGAAATCTTCAAAATCAGTGACCTCATTAACAATCTCGCTGGGCCAAACCCCGATCCACTTCCAACACCAAAGGTTGTAGCGATTCCCTTTCCAATCCAACCAAGGAAGGTAAAGAGTAACCACACCACAATAATTCCCATAGTTGTTGGTTTATTCTCTGGCATAGTTGTTCTGTCTATTCTCGGTTTCTTCATTTTCCAACGAGGTAGGAGGGTTGATAAGGATGCCAAGAGCAGCAGCACAATTCTGCCGTCTGATTTGTGTCGATGCTTTTCACTGTCTGAAATCAAAGCAGCTACAAACAACTTCGACAAGCTCTTCATCATAGGTGTCGGAGGGTTTGGTGATGTGTACAAAGGATACATTGATGGTGGGGAGACCTGTGTTGCCATTAAACGGTTGAAACCGGGTTCTCAACAAGGGGCTCACGAGTTCAAGACCGAGATTGAGATGCTCTCCCAACTCCGCCACCTCCATCTCGTCCCTCTGATTGGCTATTGCAACCATGGCAATGAGATGATCCTTGTGTATGATTACATGGCCCATGGGACCCTCCGTGATCATCTCTACAACACCGATAATCCACCTCTTTCGTGGGAACAACGGCTCCAAATCTGTATTGGTGCTGCTCGGGGTTTGCAATACCTTCACATAGGTGCAAAGCAGATGATCATTCATCGTGATGTGAAAAGCACAAATATATTGTTGGACGAGAAATGGGTGGCAAAGGTATCCGATTTTGGGTTGTCAAAACTGGGTCCTACTAGTGTGTCCATGACCCATGTAAGCACAGTGGTGAAAGGGAGTATTGGGTACTTAGACCCAGAGTATTACCGGCGTCAACAGTTGACTGAAAAATCTGATGTGTACTCATTTGGTGTGGTGTTGTGTGAAGTGTTATGTGCAAGACCACCGTTGATACGTAATGTTGACAAGGAGCGAGTGAGCTTAGCTGAGTGGGCTCAGCAATGCTATCATAATGGAAAGCTTGATCAGATTGTTGATCCATTTCTATCAGGTAAGATTGTGCCGGagtgtttgaaaaaatttggtgAAATTACAGTGAACTGTTTGCTTGATGATGGAATCAAACGGCCGTCAATGAACGATGTGGTTTGGGGTCTTGAATTTGCATTACAACTACAGGAGAGCAAAAGGGATAGTGGAGTACAAATATTTGAGATTGAAGGCCATATTGAGAAAGTGCTCCTTCAAAGATCCGCAATTGAGGATTGTGAGAAGGTCTTTACTAGTAGCGGTGGACGTGGGTCAAATGGAGAAAGCACTAGCTGCAGGGTGAACATTGCAAGCAATGGAGACCAAAGTTCTGCTAATGAGACTTCAGATAGCAGCAATTTGATACGTGAAACTGTTTTCTCGGAGCTTATGAGTCagaaaggaagataa